A window from Entomoplasma freundtii encodes these proteins:
- a CDS encoding riboflavin kinase yields the protein MKLINYNPMTMIYFDWEPSVGLVGNWNQWSNQESALLAVSQHEVKRTLINFEWVEKPTPIVSDNGVEAMASKVGVQQGINYQIPPFLVNSLVKFNPINSLKTMFHTNKIYVLANHPFVQDLQNLLGNDNVVVVQPPQPNNFLPSLKEDLLSGQLTDYHKKVGANYEVKGAVVKAKQLGRKLGFPTANLIFKNGLPIKEGVYLVKAWLPNETEPHWGMADYWNSPGFGMTLETYIFDFDKDIYGWVITIELVQFYRENTPLNSEEEIKTKLTSDYQALKKLIK from the coding sequence GTGAAACTTATTAACTATAATCCAATGACCATGATTTATTTTGATTGAGAACCAAGTGTTGGGTTGGTTGGCAATTGGAATCAATGGTCTAATCAAGAAAGTGCCCTATTAGCGGTTTCCCAACACGAAGTAAAACGCACCTTAATCAATTTTGAGTGAGTGGAAAAACCAACTCCAATTGTTAGTGATAATGGGGTGGAGGCGATGGCCTCTAAAGTTGGAGTTCAACAAGGCATTAATTACCAAATTCCGCCTTTTCTTGTTAATTCACTTGTGAAATTTAACCCGATAAATAGTTTAAAAACTATGTTTCATACAAACAAAATTTATGTATTAGCAAATCATCCCTTTGTTCAAGATTTACAAAATCTTTTAGGGAATGATAATGTTGTAGTTGTTCAACCTCCTCAACCTAATAATTTCTTGCCAAGTTTAAAAGAAGACTTATTAAGTGGCCAGTTAACTGATTATCATAAAAAAGTGGGGGCGAATTATGAGGTCAAAGGAGCAGTTGTTAAAGCAAAACAACTTGGTCGGAAACTTGGCTTCCCAACTGCTAACCTAATTTTTAAAAATGGTTTACCAATTAAGGAAGGCGTTTACTTAGTTAAGGCTTGACTTCCTAACGAAACCGAACCCCATTGAGGGATGGCAGATTATTGAAATTCGCCCGGTTTTGGAATGACCTTAGAAACTTATATTTTTGACTTTGACAAAGATATTTACGGTTGAGTAATTACTATCGAATTAGTTCAATTCTATCGTGAAAATACGCCTTTAAATAGTGAAGAAGAAATTAAAACAAAATTGACAAGTGATTATCAAGCATTGAAAAAACTCATTAAATAA
- a CDS encoding YneF family protein, translating into MPILGSLSGGALAGTLVGVIIGALLVGGLIGFFITRAIVRKQLRDNPPITESQIRAMYMSMGRKPSESDIKKTMNAIKKSKK; encoded by the coding sequence ATGCCAATTTTAGGAAGTTTAAGCGGTGGCGCTCTTGCCGGTACTCTTGTCGGAGTTATTATCGGTGCTTTATTAGTCGGAGGCTTAATTGGTTTCTTTATCACGAGAGCAATTGTGCGTAAACAACTTCGTGATAACCCACCAATTACTGAATCACAAATTAGAGCCATGTATATGAGCATGGGTCGTAAACCAAGTGAAAGTGACATTAAAAAAACCATGAATGCCATTAAAAAAAGCAAAAAATAA
- a CDS encoding deoxyribonuclease IV — MKYPLLGPFVPIIPHPGYLLKAAKTAVEDDGNTFMVYSDDPDYIEPDVNSPKDVENLDKFWADNGLSTKTLVAHAPFIMNIANPINEKTWHFSVNILEKELSFCERIGLPILVVHSGSYVQGTVQQGLDRIVRALNQVADKKYSVKIALETMSGKGTEVGITFEQFKYIFDHLDSKVNVGLCLDTCHLNDAGYDIGDWDSVKAEIAKNVGLDKVYCIHLNDSKNAKGSHKDRHANIGYGTIGFDNLVRVAWDETFKDVPKILETPWVDNHAYYKEEIADLRQKKFTNYLD; from the coding sequence ATGAAATATCCATTATTAGGGCCTTTTGTCCCAATTATTCCGCATCCTGGTTATCTCTTAAAGGCCGCCAAAACTGCCGTTGAGGATGATGGAAATACCTTTATGGTTTATAGCGATGATCCAGATTATATTGAACCAGATGTTAATAGTCCCAAGGATGTTGAAAACCTTGACAAGTTTTGAGCGGATAACGGCCTAAGTACCAAAACTTTGGTAGCACATGCCCCTTTTATAATGAATATAGCTAACCCTATTAATGAAAAAACTTGGCATTTTAGTGTCAACATTTTGGAAAAAGAATTGTCATTTTGTGAAAGAATTGGTCTACCTATTTTAGTAGTCCATTCCGGTTCCTATGTTCAAGGGACCGTTCAACAAGGTTTAGACCGAATCGTTCGTGCTTTAAACCAAGTTGCTGACAAAAAATATTCTGTCAAGATTGCCTTAGAGACAATGAGTGGCAAGGGAACAGAAGTCGGCATAACATTTGAGCAATTTAAATATATTTTTGATCATCTTGATTCCAAAGTGAATGTTGGCCTTTGTTTGGATACTTGCCACCTTAATGATGCTGGCTATGATATTGGTGATTGAGATAGTGTTAAGGCTGAAATTGCTAAAAATGTCGGTCTTGATAAAGTCTATTGCATTCACCTTAATGATTCCAAGAATGCGAAGGGGTCGCATAAAGACCGCCATGCCAACATTGGTTATGGTACCATTGGTTTTGATAATTTGGTTAGAGTAGCTTGAGATGAAACATTTAAAGATGTCCCTAAAATTTTGGAAACTCCTTGAGTTGACAATCATGCTTATTACAAAGAAGAGATTGCCGACTTAAGACAAAAGAAATTCACCAATTATTTGGATTAA
- a CDS encoding MOLPALP family lipoprotein yields the protein MKKLLAILGATTMVVSSSVTVVACTNGTKTENKNDDGGSKVTVPYLNSRNNLEGAASIIAKELILTDQFQLSRSDFERKINGRLANEEIKNLNRPILENEQTKKWSDSTSVNSLLTTYFSSSSLNMDVVDKNISLTGNRGATDGQLWAFLKNKFGLDLGEKTELIDMVLKMLPGIKSADIKNLATTYLPKLNDLVAKFVDGKKTVAEGISLAAKLILGDQDSAIMKMINERLNSINMNSWIDADTKGESLLPAGLISLGNGISTIIKKQQTSPYYRLTKASINDVKDLTKKSGSAGGNLGNAIRDLTIKGKDSAVLANDLEKNINIYVNGISDILLGLQFIQAHLFLFNDAWNYQDHLNTPDLNHLFSKDVDNKNYVKNVLNQNVLDNQKFKQLSTNDTSTLNLKYLLTILTKTFVPLDTQKDAQGHQLAKLMSILFLSPNDFPVSKGKEVDGFYGGQFLESFLMPIIANAISKKLDLDATKAAGVSIAIQKALKGSIISFNELLLTDKSVYDSAKLIIQNTCDTLDEYKSLILPNIGGLPEDKQKLIKALLDNTSSIKVGVPLLLRNIPFIGSAHSFNSLYLEEPLQLEDFINKIFGLLEGKGDLIPKDKVEPIKAKVIDINKKINGLLKDREFNIKNLLITQIKMIGDQSEMPLLFGEHYRQRSIVNIFADIANQNNIDWENGTYDASYNFEMSSLKGLWDKIVTLDKPTLIEGGRRTTKINMVSAILENPSKTSAILGLEENGTVRETSLLNFVFTNVLGIKDDGNPDSTDNLNFLFNVTSNLYKTLNHPTVGATFDNFFSKVFDEKSFDFQFQDLKLASDGVGILSETAIISYQNPYDNTEWIYTLKFARSRVEKPFHVSGFSKQAVEKEVPENPSRT from the coding sequence ATGAAAAAATTGCTTGCCATCTTGGGAGCTACTACTATGGTAGTTTCTTCAAGTGTCACCGTAGTGGCCTGCACTAACGGCACAAAAACGGAAAATAAAAATGATGATGGAGGGTCAAAAGTGACCGTTCCTTACCTAAATAGTCGTAATAATTTAGAAGGGGCTGCTTCAATAATTGCTAAAGAACTGATTTTAACTGATCAATTCCAATTGTCACGTTCAGATTTTGAACGAAAAATTAACGGTCGTCTTGCTAATGAAGAAATTAAAAATTTAAATAGACCAATTTTAGAAAATGAACAAACCAAAAAATGAAGCGATTCTACAAGTGTTAATAGTTTATTAACAACTTATTTCTCAAGTTCCTCATTGAACATGGATGTTGTCGATAAAAATATTAGTTTAACCGGCAACCGAGGAGCCACCGATGGCCAACTTTGGGCATTTTTGAAAAATAAATTTGGTCTTGATTTGGGTGAAAAAACCGAATTAATTGATATGGTTTTAAAGATGTTACCAGGAATTAAATCGGCTGATATCAAAAACTTAGCTACAACTTATTTACCCAAATTAAATGATTTAGTGGCTAAGTTTGTTGATGGTAAAAAGACAGTTGCTGAAGGTATTTCTTTAGCAGCAAAACTTATTTTGGGTGATCAAGATTCGGCCATTATGAAGATGATTAATGAGCGTCTAAACTCAATTAATATGAACAGTTGGATTGATGCTGACACTAAAGGAGAGTCTTTACTACCAGCTGGTTTAATTAGTTTGGGTAATGGAATTTCGACAATTATTAAAAAACAACAAACATCCCCATATTACAGACTAACGAAGGCTTCAATTAATGATGTAAAAGATTTAACTAAAAAATCAGGCAGTGCAGGTGGAAATTTAGGGAATGCTATTCGCGACTTAACTATTAAAGGCAAAGATAGTGCAGTGCTTGCCAATGATTTAGAAAAAAATATTAATATTTATGTTAACGGAATTAGTGATATTTTATTAGGGTTGCAATTCATTCAGGCTCACTTATTTTTGTTTAACGATGCCTGAAATTATCAAGATCATTTAAATACCCCTGATTTAAATCACCTTTTTAGTAAAGATGTTGATAATAAAAATTATGTCAAGAATGTTTTAAATCAAAACGTTTTAGATAACCAAAAATTTAAACAATTAAGTACCAATGACACTTCAACTTTGAATTTAAAGTACTTGTTAACAATTTTAACAAAAACTTTTGTTCCCTTAGACACTCAAAAAGATGCTCAAGGTCATCAATTGGCCAAGTTAATGTCTATCCTTTTCTTGTCACCGAATGATTTTCCAGTAAGTAAAGGAAAAGAAGTCGATGGCTTTTATGGAGGCCAATTCCTTGAATCGTTCTTAATGCCAATAATCGCAAATGCGATATCTAAAAAATTAGATTTAGATGCTACCAAGGCAGCAGGGGTCTCGATTGCTATTCAAAAAGCTCTGAAGGGAAGCATCATTTCATTTAATGAATTATTATTAACTGATAAATCAGTTTACGATAGTGCTAAGTTGATTATTCAAAATACTTGCGATACTCTTGACGAATATAAAAGTTTGATTCTTCCTAATATTGGCGGACTTCCCGAAGACAAACAAAAACTTATTAAAGCTTTATTGGATAATACTTCATCAATAAAAGTAGGGGTACCGTTATTGTTAAGGAACATTCCATTTATTGGTTCAGCTCATAGTTTTAATTCCCTTTATTTAGAAGAACCATTGCAATTAGAAGACTTTATTAACAAGATATTTGGCTTATTGGAAGGTAAAGGAGATCTTATCCCAAAAGATAAAGTCGAACCTATAAAAGCTAAAGTTATTGATATTAATAAAAAAATTAATGGTCTACTTAAGGACCGCGAATTTAACATCAAGAACTTACTAATTACTCAAATCAAGATGATTGGTGATCAAAGTGAAATGCCTTTATTATTTGGTGAACATTACCGTCAACGCTCTATTGTGAATATTTTTGCGGATATAGCTAATCAAAATAATATTGATTGAGAAAATGGTACTTACGATGCTTCATATAACTTTGAAATGTCATCACTTAAAGGTTTATGAGATAAGATTGTAACCTTGGATAAACCAACTCTTATTGAAGGTGGCAGAAGAACAACTAAAATTAACATGGTTTCAGCAATCTTAGAAAACCCAAGCAAAACTTCAGCTATTTTAGGGTTGGAAGAAAATGGAACCGTTCGCGAAACTAGTTTACTAAACTTCGTTTTTACGAATGTCCTAGGTATTAAAGATGATGGAAACCCAGACTCTACTGACAACTTAAACTTTTTATTTAATGTTACAAGTAACCTCTACAAAACTTTAAATCACCCAACAGTTGGAGCAACTTTTGATAATTTCTTTAGTAAAGTCTTTGATGAAAAAAGTTTTGATTTCCAATTTCAAGATTTGAAATTGGCAAGTGATGGTGTTGGTATTCTTTCAGAAACCGCCATTATTAGTTACCAAAATCCTTATGATAATACTGAATGAATTTATACATTGAAATTTGCCCGTAGCCGTGTTGAAAAACCATTCCATGTTTCTGGTTTTTCCAAACAAGCAGTTGAAAAAGAAGTTCCAGAAAACCCAAGCAGAACTTAG
- a CDS encoding MalY/PatB family protein, with translation MSDFKPLDIDRSHVNDRHWNLESLSQTYKINPNRELFSLWIGDHDFQVPIKVQEAIQQRLAVPVYGYAFLPQTFYEAIIKWNKEQFNLTYKKENIILSHGTIAAMIMTIKAFSNPGEAILLTSPIYGPFGEAIKNTNRSLVAHKLLYKNNRFEIDLALFEKQIVDEKVKIFLLCNPHNPGGQVWDYSILLEIVNICKKHKVIIFSDEVHRDIIFKETKFTSLAHFESLYDQVIVGVSPNKPFNFGGFKTTYILVKNESLNNSLKQELVKTKMTSPNTFGVPALIAAYECADWLKDFNAYIEDNYHFIVNALKTENDLSIFDTNASFFVYVNFSQLTTNPSLFKEVMEANNIILAYGDSFVQDGEYFARINIGIGRAKLERFVQQFKFALAEVRTKVNKINYIN, from the coding sequence ATGAGTGATTTTAAACCCTTGGATATTGATCGGTCGCATGTTAATGACCGACATTGGAACCTCGAAAGTTTAAGTCAAACTTATAAAATTAACCCAAATAGAGAATTATTTTCTTTATGAATTGGCGACCATGATTTTCAGGTGCCTATTAAAGTACAAGAAGCTATTCAGCAACGTTTAGCGGTTCCTGTTTACGGTTATGCTTTTTTGCCACAAACATTTTATGAAGCTATCATTAAATGAAATAAAGAACAATTTAATTTAACCTATAAAAAGGAAAATATCATCTTAAGTCATGGTACTATCGCCGCCATGATAATGACCATTAAAGCTTTTTCTAACCCCGGTGAGGCAATTTTACTTACTTCGCCGATTTATGGACCTTTTGGTGAAGCCATTAAAAATACTAATAGATCGTTAGTTGCTCATAAGTTGCTTTATAAAAACAACCGCTTTGAAATTGACTTGGCTTTGTTTGAAAAGCAAATCGTTGATGAAAAAGTTAAAATCTTTCTTCTTTGCAACCCACATAATCCCGGGGGGCAAGTATGAGATTATTCCATTCTTTTGGAAATAGTAAACATTTGTAAAAAACATAAAGTAATTATTTTTTCTGATGAAGTGCATCGCGACATCATTTTCAAAGAAACTAAATTTACTTCTCTAGCCCATTTTGAAAGTTTATATGACCAAGTTATTGTTGGTGTTTCGCCGAATAAACCTTTCAATTTTGGTGGTTTTAAAACCACTTACATTTTAGTGAAAAATGAATCGCTAAATAATTCACTAAAACAAGAATTGGTAAAGACTAAAATGACTAGTCCAAATACTTTCGGTGTCCCCGCTTTAATCGCAGCTTATGAATGTGCCGATTGGTTAAAGGATTTTAATGCTTATATTGAAGATAATTACCACTTTATTGTCAATGCTTTAAAAACTGAAAATGATTTAAGTATTTTTGACACTAACGCTTCGTTTTTCGTTTATGTAAATTTTTCCCAATTAACAACTAATCCTTCACTTTTCAAAGAAGTCATGGAAGCCAATAATATTATTTTGGCTTATGGTGATAGTTTTGTGCAGGACGGGGAATATTTCGCCAGAATTAATATCGGCATTGGTCGGGCCAAATTAGAACGCTTTGTTCAACAATTTAAGTTCGCACTTGCTGAGGTGCGAACTAAAGTAAATAAAATTAATTACATCAACTAA
- a CDS encoding MurR/RpiR family transcriptional regulator, whose protein sequence is MQSTDIKNLLLNKTNDPNNTYQLIAKTILENLNDMDNLSITDLALKSSSSTATITRFALSLGFSGYKSLKYNIVLYNNRFAKTIQQAETKPQDIFYDTYNRLKSESINQIMLLKRQGVIATFVKEIQKASKTTIIGFSLAKDLSIIFSQRLSRLGFNTEVISDPNYIDGSISTLTSDDFVILISLSGHNNLVLSYLKKIQIFHPKTKVAFLNCDEITNFSNVINVDFVSDEYLLWDNYSIASQTLLQFWDYIYYEIFKEMK, encoded by the coding sequence TTGCAATCAACCGATATTAAAAATCTTTTACTTAACAAAACAAATGACCCTAATAACACTTACCAATTAATTGCTAAAACCATCTTAGAAAATCTAAACGATATGGATAACTTAAGCATTACGGATTTGGCTTTAAAATCAAGTTCATCTACCGCCACGATTACTAGATTTGCCCTTAGCTTAGGTTTTAGTGGTTATAAATCTTTAAAATACAACATTGTTTTATACAATAATCGTTTTGCTAAAACTATCCAACAAGCCGAAACCAAACCTCAAGACATCTTTTATGACACTTATAATCGCCTTAAATCGGAAAGTATTAATCAAATTATGTTATTGAAAAGACAAGGGGTTATTGCAACATTTGTCAAAGAGATTCAAAAAGCTTCCAAAACAACCATTATCGGTTTTTCTTTGGCAAAGGACCTAAGCATTATTTTTTCTCAAAGATTATCACGATTAGGGTTTAATACCGAAGTTATTTCCGATCCTAATTATATTGATGGTAGTATTTCTACTTTAACCTCTGATGATTTTGTTATTTTAATTTCTTTATCAGGTCACAATAATTTGGTTTTAAGTTATTTGAAAAAAATTCAAATCTTTCACCCAAAAACAAAAGTCGCTTTTCTAAACTGCGATGAAATCACTAATTTTAGCAATGTTATTAATGTTGATTTTGTTAGTGATGAATATTTGCTTTGAGATAATTACTCAATTGCTAGTCAAACTCTTTTGCAGTTTTGAGACTATATTTATTACGAAATTTTTAAGGAGATGAAATAA
- a CDS encoding M24 family metallopeptidase — protein sequence MIDQKEQWSKASLNMLAKQGNSNTNLFKIRQLILDNNIDAILLTSKQNRYWATGFLNSSGYLYVDLKRAILFVDGRYKTDVINKAKDCEVFIVKNVFEDINQEINKFGIQSLGIESEYLTNNFIEMLQEKVQVPIIKPVSVRSLRMVKTKLELAKLAKAAEIGDKALIEVLRNFKLGKTEDELENEIFASFIKQKADKIFPRVVLVSGERGCLPHGKPTDKVIHEGELLTIDFGCVYDGYCSDMTRTVAIGEVSEELRKIYQIVKEAQAAGIRNAYPGITGAELHKIVWNVIDGYGYADYFVHQTGHGIGLEVHEAPRVASYDNTILEENMVVTIEPGIYIPGVGGVRIEDMVQVTKDGGKCLTKLNNELINILGEELNFAINRY from the coding sequence ATGATCGATCAAAAGGAACAATGGTCAAAAGCATCATTGAATATGCTTGCCAAACAGGGCAATAGTAATACAAATCTTTTCAAAATTAGGCAACTAATTCTTGATAATAATATTGATGCCATTTTATTAACATCTAAACAAAACCGTTATTGAGCAACAGGTTTTTTAAATTCTTCAGGTTATCTTTATGTTGATTTAAAAAGGGCAATTTTGTTTGTTGATGGCCGTTATAAAACTGACGTTATCAATAAGGCAAAAGATTGTGAAGTTTTTATTGTGAAAAACGTTTTTGAAGATATTAATCAAGAAATTAATAAATTTGGGATTCAAAGTCTCGGAATTGAGTCAGAATATTTGACAAATAATTTTATTGAAATGCTTCAAGAAAAAGTTCAAGTCCCAATAATTAAACCGGTCTCAGTGAGGTCCCTGCGGATGGTTAAAACTAAACTAGAATTAGCAAAATTAGCTAAAGCTGCCGAAATTGGTGACAAAGCCTTAATCGAAGTCTTACGCAATTTTAAACTTGGCAAAACTGAGGACGAATTAGAGAACGAAATTTTTGCTTCATTTATTAAACAAAAAGCGGACAAAATCTTCCCAAGGGTGGTTTTGGTTTCTGGAGAACGTGGTTGTCTGCCGCATGGAAAGCCAACCGATAAAGTAATTCATGAAGGCGAACTTCTTACAATTGATTTTGGCTGTGTTTATGATGGCTATTGTTCCGATATGACGAGAACGGTAGCTATTGGCGAAGTTTCAGAAGAACTTCGGAAAATTTATCAGATTGTTAAGGAGGCTCAAGCAGCAGGGATCAGAAATGCCTATCCTGGTATAACGGGAGCGGAGTTACATAAAATTGTGTGAAATGTGATCGATGGATATGGATATGCTGACTATTTTGTGCACCAAACTGGTCATGGGATTGGATTAGAAGTTCATGAAGCACCAAGGGTGGCTTCCTATGACAACACAATTCTCGAAGAAAACATGGTTGTCACTATCGAACCAGGAATTTACATTCCTGGAGTGGGCGGAGTGCGTATTGAAGATATGGTCCAGGTTACTAAAGATGGTGGGAAGTGCTTAACAAAACTTAATAATGAATTAATAAATATCTTAGGAGAAGAATTAAATTTTGCAATCAACCGATATTAA
- a CDS encoding ABC transporter permease, whose product MKKNLPPYKRIGAWFKTLWLCYITEIQDRILMSRKRIIKFIGISLVPIIYGVVCMVAFWNPISNIGKAPMAIMDLDHKIILVKHFDNSSDSSTLEDENVLPTYKLGALINPNGPGEENTDFGTDEEIFDYVQKIQNGEAPQQLRINSDPSNPITYSADNTDLAITSLWDVFKAMLLPKTNEAIPDTEYTFKTAKIGGEIALTNIHYLKNSSEIKDQWQGSRYYVQAKIPKDFSASFFGWLGTVINHWPAQDNLVGDQPHDWKEILKPLEFWTTFERNFIFGYYMQTFETFASGLIYKAIPNLFTSFLTGDLMNKLLINGEDLKDLNDPAVNPEIPGFNVNDNYFMLRTGKADSSGGSTDINWIANHENLTPYSLFGALEKDGKYEKGKVGGQLLKSFQNIDDLKTSGVINIIKKVLPGASADLVEFIVNTISKLLDDVKDNEMVNATLYQIVTGQWNYNGPGTENKSDLVQADLQDELNSRLWDFFADMGFNTGDPVELHKQLTIFPTDDNLTGSQFAINGVGNEQEFNTQINSFMENNPNTFHGLIGLDKWPAAIAGKLVDNLTGDIRPRDLLKWTIQGSKNSLYGIGLGQFFLVIGLWIGVLMQTFVFDRAKRVTKATASQWYLSKTMLMGTVVILQATIEIWVAYACGFHQIGASAMCFLWLWFMASGLMFVFIIQGLWFSVKDETIGKFMAIIIMVLSLAAGGGTFPAFAQFGFFHAISYIVPFTYVLRGTGAIIYGVSLNGTTPMTTNVILSNWAPYFLFIAIFLFIGLGIGAPHRYKEMNWGSYRGYKVTNALLALGQNPDKMGFRVVKFVKANGKKVYRYNWDALKPGFDMPLYLKCRQMYPFEGRFKWWEKKHHDVVQRPNWSDEDIMSRNE is encoded by the coding sequence ATGAAAAAAAATCTCCCTCCCTATAAGAGAATAGGCGCATGGTTTAAAACCTTGTGACTTTGCTATATCACGGAAATTCAAGACCGAATTTTAATGAGTCGTAAACGAATCATTAAGTTTATTGGGATTTCTTTAGTGCCTATTATCTATGGGGTGGTATGTATGGTCGCTTTTTGAAACCCGATTTCTAATATCGGGAAAGCACCCATGGCCATTATGGACTTAGACCACAAAATTATCTTAGTAAAACACTTTGATAATTCTTCAGATAGTTCAACTTTGGAAGATGAAAATGTCTTACCAACTTATAAACTAGGAGCTTTAATAAACCCTAATGGACCAGGAGAAGAAAATACTGATTTTGGAACCGACGAAGAAATTTTTGATTATGTTCAAAAAATCCAAAATGGCGAAGCTCCACAACAATTGAGAATCAATAGTGACCCAAGTAATCCAATTACTTATTCTGCTGACAATACTGATTTAGCAATTACTAGTTTGTGAGATGTTTTCAAGGCAATGCTATTGCCAAAAACAAACGAAGCAATTCCCGATACGGAATATACTTTCAAAACAGCGAAAATTGGTGGCGAAATTGCCCTAACCAATATTCATTATTTAAAAAATTCTAGTGAAATTAAAGACCAATGACAGGGATCGCGTTACTATGTTCAAGCCAAAATCCCTAAGGATTTTAGTGCAAGTTTTTTTGGATGATTAGGGACTGTCATTAACCATTGACCAGCCCAAGATAATCTCGTAGGTGATCAACCGCATGATTGAAAAGAAATTTTAAAACCACTTGAGTTTTGAACTACTTTTGAACGTAACTTTATTTTTGGTTACTATATGCAAACATTTGAAACTTTTGCTTCTGGTTTAATTTACAAAGCGATTCCTAACCTTTTCACAAGTTTTTTAACTGGTGATTTGATGAATAAGTTATTAATTAATGGTGAAGATTTGAAGGATCTTAATGATCCTGCAGTCAACCCGGAAATCCCTGGCTTTAATGTCAATGATAACTATTTTATGTTAAGAACGGGGAAGGCCGATTCAAGTGGTGGGTCAACCGATATTAATTGAATTGCTAACCACGAAAATTTAACGCCTTATTCTTTATTTGGGGCTCTTGAAAAAGACGGAAAATATGAAAAAGGAAAAGTTGGAGGGCAATTATTAAAATCTTTCCAAAATATTGATGATTTGAAAACTAGCGGGGTTATTAACATAATTAAAAAAGTTCTTCCGGGTGCTAGTGCAGATTTAGTCGAATTCATTGTTAATACTATTTCGAAATTATTAGACGATGTCAAAGATAACGAAATGGTTAATGCTACTCTTTACCAAATCGTCACTGGGCAATGAAATTATAATGGTCCAGGGACTGAAAATAAATCTGACTTAGTTCAAGCAGATCTTCAGGATGAATTAAATTCACGTCTTTGAGATTTCTTTGCGGATATGGGCTTTAACACTGGAGATCCTGTCGAATTGCATAAACAACTGACAATATTTCCAACTGATGATAATCTAACAGGAAGTCAATTTGCCATTAATGGGGTTGGCAATGAACAAGAATTTAATACACAAATTAATTCATTCATGGAAAATAACCCGAATACTTTTCATGGCTTAATTGGTCTAGATAAATGACCCGCTGCTATTGCTGGAAAGTTAGTTGATAACTTAACAGGCGATATTCGTCCAAGAGATTTATTAAAATGGACTATCCAAGGCAGCAAAAATAGCCTCTATGGAATTGGCTTAGGACAATTTTTCTTAGTTATTGGGCTTTGAATTGGTGTCTTAATGCAAACCTTCGTCTTTGATCGGGCTAAACGGGTTACTAAAGCAACGGCTAGCCAATGGTATTTATCAAAAACAATGTTAATGGGGACTGTTGTGATTCTCCAAGCAACCATTGAAATCTGGGTCGCTTATGCTTGTGGCTTCCACCAAATTGGTGCTAGTGCAATGTGCTTCTTATGATTGTGGTTTATGGCTAGTGGTTTGATGTTTGTCTTCATTATTCAAGGTCTTTGATTTAGTGTCAAGGATGAAACTATTGGTAAATTCATGGCAATTATTATTATGGTCTTGTCTTTAGCAGCTGGAGGGGGAACCTTCCCGGCGTTTGCTCAATTTGGTTTCTTCCATGCAATTAGTTATATCGTACCGTTTACGTATGTGCTTCGTGGAACCGGCGCCATTATTTACGGCGTTTCTCTGAATGGCACGACGCCGATGACAACGAATGTAATTTTGAGTAATTGAGCACCTTATTTCCTCTTTATTGCTATCTTCCTTTTCATTGGTTTAGGCATTGGGGCACCTCATCGCTATAAAGAAATGAATTGAGGATCATATCGTGGCTACAAGGTGACAAATGCTTTATTAGCCTTAGGACAAAATCCTGATAAAATGGGCTTTAGAGTTGTAAAATTTGTTAAAGCCAATGGTAAAAAAGTTTATCGCTATAATTGAGATGCTTTAAAACCTGGTTTTGATATGCCACTTTACTTAAAATGCCGCCAAATGTATCCGTTTGAAGGGCGTTTTAAATGGTGAGAGAAAAAACATCATGATGTGGTCCAACGACCAAATTGAAGTGATGAAGATATCATGAGCCGAAACGAATAA